From a region of the Nitrospirota bacterium genome:
- a CDS encoding secondary thiamine-phosphate synthase enzyme YjbQ: protein MKSYRKELWFTVPARRAFINITPQVDECLRESGIKEGLALVNAMHITASVFVNDDEAGLHKDFDLWLERLAPHEPVSQYRHNAGEDNADAHLKRQIMGREAVLAVTDGALDLGPWEQVFYGEFDGRRKKRVLVKIIGE from the coding sequence ATGAAAAGCTACCGGAAGGAACTGTGGTTCACTGTCCCTGCGCGGCGGGCGTTCATCAATATAACCCCGCAGGTCGACGAGTGCCTCAGGGAGAGCGGCATCAAAGAGGGACTGGCGCTGGTGAACGCCATGCATATTACCGCCTCGGTCTTCGTGAACGACGATGAGGCGGGCCTCCACAAGGACTTCGATCTCTGGCTCGAACGGCTCGCTCCCCACGAGCCGGTGAGCCAGTACCGGCATAACGCGGGCGAGGACAATGCCGACGCCCACCTGAAGCGCCAGATCATGGGACGGGAGGCGGTACTGGCGGTGACGGACGGCGCGCTCGACCTCGGCCCCTGGGAGCAGGTCTTTTACGGCGAGTTCGACGGCAGGCGCAAGAAAAGAGTGCTCGTCAAGATCATAGGAGAATAA
- a CDS encoding PRC-barrel domain-containing protein, with protein MARKEVVRSYLIRGTKLIGKEVENRAGEDLGDIEDIVIDLSQGRIAYAVLSFGGFLGAGDRFFAIPPEALEWSADDDRLILDVDKRSLERAPGFDKDNGPDMADRAWGSSIYRFYGRSPYWEE; from the coding sequence GTGGCAAGAAAGGAAGTGGTAAGGTCATATCTCATCCGGGGAACCAAGCTCATCGGAAAGGAGGTCGAGAACAGGGCCGGAGAGGATTTGGGCGATATCGAGGATATCGTCATCGACCTCTCGCAAGGGCGTATCGCCTACGCGGTGCTTTCCTTCGGCGGGTTTCTCGGCGCAGGAGACAGATTCTTCGCTATTCCGCCCGAGGCGCTGGAGTGGTCTGCCGATGACGACCGGCTCATCCTCGATGTCGACAAGCGCTCGCTCGAAAGAGCGCCCGGCTTTGATAAGGACAACGGGCCCGATATGGCTGACCGGGCATGGGGCTCGAGCATTTACCGTTTCTACGGCAGAAGCCCCTACTGGGAGGAGTAG
- a CDS encoding PilZ domain-containing protein gives MKNSQKDKGRKDRNQQDKRKYDRKSGSETVRFSIIGSFSGQKELLPEASFSGTIVDMSESGLGLLTDIQLEPGTLVKLNEVKGSNVGVVMWTIDTGSKYRIGLKFV, from the coding sequence ATGAAAAACTCCCAGAAAGACAAGGGCCGGAAGGACAGGAACCAGCAAGACAAGCGAAAGTACGATCGCAAATCCGGTTCCGAGACGGTCAGGTTTTCGATCATAGGCTCTTTCTCGGGTCAGAAAGAGCTCTTGCCTGAAGCGAGCTTCTCGGGGACCATCGTCGATATGAGCGAGAGCGGCCTGGGACTCCTCACCGATATTCAGCTCGAGCCGGGAACGCTTGTCAAGCTCAATGAAGTCAAAGGCTCCAACGTAGGCGTCGTCATGTGGACCATCGACACGGGGAGCAAGTACCGCATAGGGCTGAAGTTCGTCTGA